The following nucleotide sequence is from Streptomyces xiamenensis.
GGGCGGTGCCGGGGTGGGCGAGGCGGGCGTGAGCCCTTCCTCGGGGGGTTCGGCGGCGACCGCCTCCGGCGTCCACGGCGCCACCTTCAGCGGGGCGTCCGGGCCGGGCGCCGTCCGTTCCCCCCGCGGGGAAGGCCCCGGATCCGGCGCCGCCTCGGTGGCGGCACCACACCCGGCAACGGCTGACACCACGGCCACCGCGAGGGCGGCTCCCAGCGAACGCGAACGCATCCGCCGAGTATGGACCCCTCAACACCCCCGGTGCCAGCGGCTGTTCACCGGGGGGCGCCGCACGCGGCGGACGGCCGGTCAGACCGGCAGGGGCAACCGTTTGGGCGCCAGCGTCGGGACCGCAGGCAGTACCAGGAACACCAGGAAGCCCGCGAACAGCCATCCCCCCAGCACATCCGTCGCCCAGTGCATCCCGAGGTACACCCGGCTCACCCCGACCGCCACGGTCCAGCACAGCAGCAGCACCACGGCCGCCGTCCGCGCCGCGCCGCGCCGCACGGTGAGCAACAGCACCGTGCACAGCGTGAACCCGGCCAGCGCGGAGGTCGTGGTGTGCCCGGAAGGGAAGGACGGGCCGTTGGCGTGCATCACCCAGTCCACCGACGGCGGACGGGGCCGGTTGATTGCCTGCGCCAGCCCGTACCGCAGCAACTGCCCCACCACCAGCGCCCCGACCCCGGCCAGCGCCCCGACGGCGATTCCGCCGGAGCGCCGCGCCGCCAGCGCGCCTGCCAGGGCCATCAGCAGGATCGGCACCACCCCGGTACCCGAATCGGTGATCGCTCTCATCACCTGGGTGAGCCCGGAGGAGCGGTGCTCCACGGCCCAGTTGGTCAGCGTGGTATCGATCCCGAACGGCTCGCGGCCGTGCACCAGCACGGCGACGGTCAGCAGCACGAACAACACACCTGAGACGGCGGCGGTCAGCAAAGAGCGGGCCATTGGGGCAGGTTAGGCCCCCTTCCGCCCCCGTCGCGCGTCACCGCGCGGACCAGCGCACGGTGACATCGCTCGCTTTGACGAAGCCGATCCGGTGCCCGACCTGTATCTGGTAGTACGTCTCGCCGCGCACCACCTGATGGCCGGCCGGGTCGAACGTCACCGCCCGGTAGTACTCGCTGGCCGTCCGCAGCCCCACCGCGTACACCTGGTCCGCCGGCACTTCGTAACTCAGCGGGCTCACCGGCTGGTAGGGCACGTCCGGCGGGTACGCGGACTCCTGGGGGTAGGCCCGCCCGTACACCGGGATGGTCTGCGCGCCCCGCTTGCCGGTGATGACCCAGCCCTGCGCGTCGAAGGCGGTCGGCGCCCCGGGCGGATTGTGGAACCACGCCTTCTGGCCCAGGTACCAGATCGCCGTCCACTCCCCGCGCCGCTCGGCGACCGCGAACCGCTGCCCCGCGGTGGCCCGCGCGCCGACATCGTTGACGCCGGTGGAGGACGTGCCGTCCCCGCCGGGATGGGTGCCGATGTCCCGGACCAGCGGGGCGCCGGCGTCCGGCTCGGTGTGCAGCCGCACCGCCGAGGAGCCGTGCGGCGCGCAGGCGGTGCCGTCGCAGTCGGTGTACACGGGAGAGTGACGGTCGTAGTCCGGGGCGATGGTCACCAGTCCGCCGCGCGGCCCGGCGGTGGGGTGCAGCGGGGCGCCCAGCAGCTCGAAGTAGTGCGACCAGTCCCAGTAGGGGCCGGGATCGGTGTGCATGCCGGGCACGTTGGCGGTCACG
It contains:
- a CDS encoding phosphatase PAP2 family protein, which codes for MARSLLTAAVSGVLFVLLTVAVLVHGREPFGIDTTLTNWAVEHRSSGLTQVMRAITDSGTGVVPILLMALAGALAARRSGGIAVGALAGVGALVVGQLLRYGLAQAINRPRPPSVDWVMHANGPSFPSGHTTTSALAGFTLCTVLLLTVRRGAARTAAVVLLLCWTVAVGVSRVYLGMHWATDVLGGWLFAGFLVFLVLPAVPTLAPKRLPLPV